CCATCAGCCAGGCGGTGCCCAGGATGGCCATCAGAGTCGCCACGAAGGGCAGCTCGAGGAGCACGATCGAGACGACCGTCAGCGCGCCGAACGGCGACGGCATGCCCTGGAAGGTGCCGTCCTTGACGGTGACGCACGAGAATCTCGCGAGCCTCAGCACCACCGCGAGCAGCACCACGATCGCACCGACCGCCGCCACCCGCTGGTGGGCGTCGTCGGCGACCATGCCGTAGACCAGGACGAAGTACGCCGGGGCCAGACCGAAGCTGATCAGGTCCGAGAGGTTGTCCAGCTCCGCGCCCATCGGGGAGGAGCGCAGCTTGCGTGCGACCAGGCCGTCGAACAGGTCGAAGACCGCCGCGCACAGCATCAGGATGACCGCCGTGGCCGCGCTGTGGCGGGCCATGCCGGATTCCTGGCTGCCGGTGAGGTGCGGGATCAGGATGCCGGTGGTGGTGAAGTACACCGCCATGAAGCCGCACGTTGCGTTGCCGAGGGTGAGGGTGTCCGCTATCGACAGGCGGAGAGAGAGGGGCATCTCCTCCTCTTCGTCCACCTCGTCGGCCTCGGGCACCCAGCCCGCCTGGGTCTCCGGGTCAATCACGGTCAATGCGAGTCACCCCTGCCACCGTCTTCTGCCCCACCTCGACCGCGACGTCCACGCCCTCGGGGAGGTAGATGTCGACACGTGAACCGAAGCGGATCAGGCCGATCCGCTCGCCCTGCTCGACCTTCGTGCCCTCGGGGATGTAGGGGACGATGCGGCGGGCGACGGCTCCGGCGATCTGGATCATTTCGATGTCACCGAGCTCGGTGTCGAAGTGCCAGACTACGCGCTCGTTGTTCTCGCTCTCCTTGTTGAACGCCGGCACGAACCCGCCGGGGATGTGCTCGACCGACGTCACGGTGCCGGCCAGCGGCGCGCGGTTGACGTGGACGTTGAGCGGGCTCATGAAGATCGCGACCCGGGTGCGCCCGTCCTTCCACGGCATGATGCTCTGCACCACACCGTCGGCGGGGGAGATGACCCGGCCCGAGGAGATCTCGCGCTCGGGGTCGCGGAAGAACCACAGCATGCCCGCCGCGAGAGCGGTGGCGGGCACGGCGACGGCCTTGGCGGCACCCGAGCGGCGGGCGCGCAGCAGGCTGACGGCTGCGGTGGCGACGGTCGGCAGGAGCCACGGCGATGCTCCGCGCGCGAGGCGTGCGCCTACCAGGCTGTCGCGATGTGCAGAGGTTTGGCTGTGGGGCATGGATGACCTTCGTAGCGGATGATGCCGCGCTTCGACGGGGGGACGGCGGCTTTCCGCGATCGTAGCGGTTCGGGGCCACAACTGGGTAAGCAAGGAAGCCGAGTCGACGGCAGAGGGAAGTTGACGGGGTGTGATCTTCTTCTCGAAGAAAACACCCCCAACCCGGACAATCAGCCCTGGAACCGGTACTCCTCGAGCAACCTGCGCCCGATGATCATTTTCTGGATTTCTGCGGTGCCTTCACCGATCAGCAGCATCGGGGCCTCGCGGTAGAGGCGCTCGATCTCGTACTCCTTGGAGAAGCCGTAGCCTCCGTGGATCCGGAAGGCGTCCTCCACGACCTCCTTGCAGTACTCGGAGGCGAGGTACTTCGCCATCCCTGCCTCAAGGTCGTTTCGTTCCCCGGAGTCCTTTTTGCGTGCGGCGTTCACCATCATGGCATGCGCGGCCTCGACCTTGGTAGCCATCTCGGCGAGCTTGAACTGGATGGCCTGGTGCTGGGCGATCGGCTTGCCGAACGTGTGCCGCTGCTGGGCGTACGAGACACCCAGTTCGAAGGCACGCTGGGCGACGCCGCAGCCACGCGCCGCGACATTGACGCGACCCACCTCGACCCCGTCCATCATTTGGTAAAAACCTCGGCCGGTGACCCCGCCGAGCACGCGATCGGCGGGAAGGCGCAGGCCATCCATGATCAGCTCAGTGGTGTCCACCCCCTTGTAGCCCATCTTGTCGATCTTGCCCGGGATGGTCAGGCCGGGTTGGATCTGACCGAAGCCGGGTTCCTTCTCGATCAGGAAGGTCGTCATCGACTTGTGGGGGGCGGTGCCCTCGGGGTGTCCTTCGTCACTTCGGACCAGAACGGCCACCAGTGACGACGTGCCGCCGTTCGTCAGCCACATCTTCTGGCCGGTGAGGACGTACTCGTCGCCGTCCTTCACCGCCTTCGACGTGATCGCGGACACGTCGGAGCCGAGAGCCGGCTCCGACATGGAGAAGGCGCCGCGGACGTCGCCGGCCGCCATCCTCGGCAGATAGTGGTCCTTCTGCTCCTGCGTGCCGTGCTGCTTGAGCATGTACGCCACGATGAAGTGCGTGTTGATGATGCCGGAGACCGACATCCAGCCGCGGGCGATCTCCTCGACGCACAGGGCGTACGTCAGGAGCGACTCGCCCAGACCGCCGTACTCCTCGGGGATCATCAGGCCGAACAGGCCCAACTCCTTGAGGCCGTCGACGATCTGCTGCGGGTACTCGTCGCGGTGCTCCAGCTCGGTCGCGACCGGGATGATCTCCTTGTCCACGAAGTCGCGGACGGTGGAGAGGATCTCCTGCTGGATGTCGGTCAGACCGGCGGTCTGGGCGAGGCGTGCCATGGCTACTTCTCCTGCTCCTTGAGCTGGGGGCGGCCCGGCTGCTCGCCGCCGCGCTCCTTGATGTACGTCTCGGTCGGCACCATCACCTTGCGGCGGAACACGCAGACCAGCGTGCCGTCCTGCTTGTAGCCCTTGGTCTCGACGTAGACGATCCCGCGGTCGTTCTTCGATTTGGAGGGCGTCTTGTCGAGGACGGTCGTCTCGCCGTAGATCGTGTCGCCGTGGAAGGTCGGCGCCACGTGCTTCAGCGACTCGATCTCCAGGTTGGCGATCGCCTTGCCGGACACGTCCGGGACGGACATGCCGAGGAGCAGGGAGTAGATGTAGTTCCCCACCACGACGTTCCTGCCGAAGTCCGTCGTGTTCTCGGCGTAGTTGGTGTCCATGTGGAGCGGGTGGTGGTTCATGGTGAGGAGACAGAACAGGTGGTCGTCGTACTCCGTCACCGTCTTGCCCGGCCAGTGCTTGTACGTCGCCCCGACCTCGAACTCCTCGTAGGTGCGTCCGAACTGCATCGTCAGGCCTCCGGGATCTCGAACTTGCCGGTGCGCTGCATGCCGGCGGCGCGTCCCTTGCCGGAGATGACCAGCGCCATCTTGCGGCTGGCCTCGTCGATCATCTCGTCGCCGAGCATCGCCGAGCCCTTCTTGCCGCCCGCCTCGGACGTGTAGTAGTCGTACGCGTCCAGGATCAGCTCGGCGTGGTCGTAGTCCTCCTGCGACGGCGAGAAGATCTCGTTGGACGCCTCGACCTGGCCCGGGTGCAGCACCCACTTGCCGTCGAAGCCGAGGGCGGCCGCGCGTCCGGCGACCTCGCGGTAGCCGTCGACGTTGCGGATCTGGAGGTAGGGGCCGTCGATCGCCTGGAGGTCGTTGGCGCGGGCGGCCATCAGGATCTTCATCAGGATGTAGTGGTAGGCGTCCGCCGGGTAACCGGGCGGCTGCTCGCCCACGACCAGCGACTTCATGTTGATCGACGCCATGAAGTCGGCCGGGCCGAAGATGATCGTCTCGATGCGCGGGGAGGCCTGCGCGATCTCGTTGACGTTGTTGAGGCCCTGCGCGTTCTCGATCTGCGCCTCGATGCCGATACGGCCGACCTCGAAGCCCATGGTCTTCTCGATCTGCGTCAGGAGCAGGTCCAGCGCGACGATCTGCTGGGCGTTCTGCACCTTCGGCAGCATGATGCAGTCGAGGTTGGGGCCGGCCCCCTCGACCACCGTCACGACGTCGCGGTACGTCCACTCGGTCGTCCAGTCGTTGACCCGGACCACCCTCGTCTTGCCCGTCCAGTCGCCCTCGTTGAGGAACTTGACGATGGTGTGCCGCGCCTCCGGCTTGGCGAGCGGCGCACACGCGTCCTCGAGGTCGAGGAACACCTGGTCCGCCGGGAGGCCCTGCGCCTTCTCCAGGAAGCGGGGGTTGCTGCCCGGGACCGCGAGACACGAGCGGCGGGGACGCAGACGGTTGACGGTCATGCGGGGACCTCCAGGGGGTCGAGCTTGTTCGCTTTCCGGATCTCGTCGACGATGCGGCCGATGATTCCGGTGATGTCGAAGTCCTTCGGGGTGAAGACCGCGGCCACGCCGGCAGCCCTGAGCTGTTCGGCGTCTCCATTCGGGATGATGCCACCGGCGATCACCGGGATGTCTGTGGCACCGGCCACACGCAGCCGTTCGAGGACGTCCGGCACCAGCTGGGCGTGCGAGCCGGACAGGATGGACAGGCCGACGGCGTGCACGTCCTCCTCCAGCGCGGCGTCCACGATCTGCTCGGGCGTCAGCCGGATGCCCTGGTAGACCACCTCGAAGCCGGCGTCCCGCGCGCGGACGGCTATCTGCTCGGCGCCGTTGGAGTGCCCGTCCAGGCCCGGCTTGCCGACCAGGAAGCGCAGCTTGCCGACGCCCATGTCCTTCGCGGTCACGTCGACCCTGCGGCGGACGTCGGCCATGGCCGAGCCCTCCTCGGCCGGGACCGCCACCGGCGCCGACGACACGCCGGTCGGGGCGCGGAACTCGCCGAACACCTCACGCAGCGCCCCGGCCCACTCGCCGGTCGTGACCCCGGCGCGGGCGCACTCCAGGGTGGCTTCCATGAGGTTGGCGGTGCCCTTGGCGGCCTCCTTCAGCTTCTCCAGCGCCTTGCACGGACGCGGGTGGTTGAAGGGCGGCTGGTAGCGGGTGTCGCGCCAGTTCTCGAGGGAGGCGATGACACGGGCCTCGACCGCCGGGTCGACCGTCTGGATGGCCGTGTCGAGATCCGCGGTGAGCGGGTTGGGCTCGGTCGTCTCGAAGATGTTGACGCCGATGATCTTCTCCTGCCCGGACTCGATCCGGGCCCTGCGCTCGGCGTGCGAGGAGACGAGCTGCGACTTGAGGTAGCCGGACTCGACGGCGGCCATCGCGCCGCCCATCTCCTGGATCCGCTCGATCTCCGTGAGGGACTCCTCGACCAGCTCGCCCACCTTGGTCTCGATGACCTTCGAGCCCTCGAAGATGTCCTCGTACTCCAGCAGGTCGCTCTCCAGGGCGAGCACCTGCTGGATACGCAGCGACCACTGCTGGTCCCAGGGGCGGGGGAGGCCCAGGGCCTCGTTCCAGGCGGGGAGCTGCACGGCACGCGCGCGTGCGTCCTTCGACAGCGTCACGGCGAGCATCTCGAGGACGATCCGCTGGACGTTGTTCTCCGGCTGCGCCTCGGTCAGGCCCAGGGAGTTGACCTGGACGCCGTAGCGGAAGCGGCGCTGCTTGGCGTTCTCGATGCCGTAGCGCTCCCGGGTGATCCGGTCCCAGATGCGGCCGAAGGCGCGCATCTTGCACATCTCCTCGACGAAGCGGACGCCCGCGTTGACGAAGAAGGAGATCCGGGCGACGACATCGCCGAACTTCTCGGCCGGCACCTGCCCGGAGTCGCGGACGGCGTCCAGCACGGCGATCGCCGTGGACATCGCGTACGCGATCTCCTGGACCGGCGTGGCCCCGGCCTCCTGTAGGTGGTAGCTACAGATGTTGATCGGGTTCCACTTCGGGATGTGGGAGACCGTGTACGCGATCATGTCCGTCGTGAGACGGAGGCTCGGCCCCGGCGGGAACACGTGCGTGCCCCGGGACAGGTACTCCTTGACGATGTCGTTCTGGGTCGTGCCCTGGAGCAGGGTGATGTCCGCGCCCTGCTCCTCGGCGACGACCTGATAGAGCGCCAGCAGCCACATGGCGGTGGCGTTGATCGTCATCGAGGTGTTCATCTGCTCCAGGGGGATGTCCTGGAACAGCCTGCGCATGTCACCGAGATGGGCCACCGGCACGCCGACCCGGCCGACCTCGCCGCGGGCGAGGACGTGGTCGGAGTCGTAGCCGGTCTGGGTGGGCAGGTCGAACGCGACCGACAGACCCGTCTGGCCCTTGGCGAGGTTGCGCCGGTACAGCTCGTTGGACGCCTCGGCCGTGGAGTGACCGGCGTACGTGCGCATGAGCCACGGCCGGTCCTTCTGACGCTCAGTCATCTATGACCTCGGGTGTCTCAGATGTTGCGGAAGCGGTTGATGGCGTCGATGTGCTGGGCGCGCTTCTCCTCGTCGCGCACACCCAGACCCTCCTGGGGGGCCAGCGCGAGGACGCCGACCTTGCCCTGGTGGAGGTTGCGGTGCACGTCGTAGGCGGCCTGGCCGGTCTCCTCCAGGGAGTAGACCTTCGACAGCGTCGGGTGGATCTTGCCCTTCGCGATCAGCCGGTTGGCCTCCCAGGCCTCGCGGTAGTTGGCGAAGTGCGAGCCGATGATCCGCTTCAGGGACATCCACAGGTAGCGGTTGTCGTACTCGTGCATGTAGCCCGAGGTCGAGGCGCAGGTGGTGATGGTGCCGCCCTTGCGGGTGACGTAGACCGAGGCGCCGAAGGTCTCGCGACCGGGGTGCTCGAAGACGATGTCGATGTCCTCGCCGCCGGTGAACTCGCGGATGCGCTTGCCGAAACGCTTCCACTCCTTCGGGTCCTGGGTCCGCTCGTCCTTCCAGAACTTGTAGCCCTCGGCGTTGCGGTCGATGACCGCCTCGGCGCCCATGGCCCGGCAGATGTCGGCCTTCTCGGGGGAGGAGACGACACAGATCGGGTTGGCGCCGCCGGCCAGCGCGAACTGCGTGGCGTAGCTGCCGAGTCCGCCGCTGGCGCCCCAGATCAGGACGTTGTCGCCCTGCTTCATGCCGGCGCCGTTGCGGGAGACCAGCTGCCGGTACGCGGTGGAGTTGACGAGGCCGGGGGCCGCCGCCTCCTCCCACGACAGGTGGTCCGGCTTCGGCATCAGCTGGTTGGACTTGACCAGGGCGATCTCCGCCAGGCCGCCGAAGTTGGTCTCGAAGCCCCAGATGCGCTGCTCGGGGTCGAGCATCGTGTCGTTGTGGCCGTCGGACGACTCCAGCTCGACGGACAGACAGTGCGCGACGACCTCGTCGCCCGGCTTCCAGGCGTTGACGCCCGGGCCGGTACGCAGGACGACGCCCGCCAGGTCGGAACCGATGACGTGGTAGGGCAGGTCGTGCCGCTTGGTGAGCTCGCTGAGCCTGCCGTAGCGCTCCAGGAAGGAGAACGTCGACACCGGCTCGAAGATCGAGGTCCACACGGAGTTGTAGTTGACCGAGGAGGCCATGACGGCCACCAGGGCCTCGCCCGGACCGAGCTCGGGCAGGGCCACCTCGTCCAGGTGGAGGGACTTGCGGGGGTCCTTGTCGCGGGTCTCGAGCCCGGCGAACAGCTCCGTCTCGTCCTTGTGCACGGTGATCGCGCGGTACGACTCGGGGAGCGGCAGAGCGGCGAAGTCGTCCGGTGTCGAGTCCGGCGACTGGATCGCGTCCAGAATCTTCTGCATGGTCACGGTGTTGCCTCCGGCGGTGAGCGCCCTGAGGGCGGGGCGCTGAGGGTTACGTCGGTGCTGCTGAGGGTTTGGGGTGAACGTGCCGTCGGTTCGGCGGATGTGCTGTTCGGCAGCGCTTTGTGGCGCGGGAGGTTGCCTGTGACGCAGGCGTCCGGGCGCGCAAACCATGAGCTTGCGGGGACAGCCGGCGTACGAAAGGTCTCTGCACGCCGGCCGCCCGGACACCTTCAACGTATGACACCGCGTGTCACCCCGCAAGGCACTGAGTGCCAGAACTTGGTCTCAGCTGAAATCTTTACGTAACAAATGAGCGATGATCGATCGAACGGGCTCTGAAATGTGCGCGAAAAGGGGCTCTGACATGCCAAAACGGCCACCCGGTGGGGTGGCCGTCGTCACAGCGTGAAAGGGGTTCCGAGGGGTGCTCAGCGCTCCTTGAGAGCCTGCTCGATGGTGCGCATGACCTCGTCCAGCGAGGCGTCGGTGCGGGCGACCGTCACCAGGACCTCGCCCTGTGCGGAGACCACCGCAGGGGCGGGCTGGGGGGCGCCGGCGCTGCTGCGGCCGGCTCCGATGCCCGTCCCGAACGTCTTCCGCACGATCGCGAAGGCATGGTCGAGCTGGGTCTCGACGTCGCCCTGGCCGCCGGCCCTCAGCCAGCGCCGCAGCACGTGGTTGTGGGCCGTGACCACGGCGGACGCGGCGACCTCGGCGAGCAGCGGATCGTCGTTGGCGTCGTCGTCGTGGGCGTGCTCGTCGAAGTGGCCGAGGAGGTAGCGGGTGAAGAGGCGCTCGTAGCGGGCCACCGAAGCGATCTCCGCCTCGCGCAGGGTGGGCACCTCGCGCGTCAGCTTGTAGCGGGCGACCGAGATCTCCGGCCGGGCCGCGTACATCTTCATGACCTCTTTGATGCCGCGGCACACCGTGTCGAGCGGATGCTCGTGCGCCGGGGCCGCGTTGAGCACGGCCTCCGCCCGGATCAAGGTGTCGTCGTGGTCGGGGAAGATCGCCTCTTCCTTGGAGCGGAAGTGACGGAAGAAGGTCCGGCGGGCGACTCCGGCCGCGGCCGCGATCTCGTCGACGGTGGTCGCCTCGTACCCCTTGGTCGCGAACAGCTCCATCGCCGCGGCCGCCAGTTCTCGGCGCATCTTGAGCCGCTGGGCTGCCGCGCGGCTGCCCGCGGCACTCTCCGGCGCGTCGGGCGTGGCGGGTGTACGTGAGGACCTGGCGGGCTGGGGCATGACCCGAACGTACTGCATGTGCGCAGCTCGGTGCGCCTGTCCGGGGTTTCCCCCGCCCTCGGCGGGCGGGGGCCCGAGGGCGGGGTCGAGCAGCCCGCCCCAGTCCTCGTCTGCGCGGAGCCGGTCGCCGATGCCGTCAGCGGCGGGCATATTCGCGGAAGCCACGGCCGGTCTTGCGGCCGAGGCAGCCCGCGGCCACCAGGTGCTCCAGGAGCGGGGCGGGGGCCAGGCCCGGGTCCCGGAACTCCCGGTGCAGCACCTTCTCGATCGCCAGGGAGACGTCGAGTCCGACGACGTCCAGCAGCTCGAAGGGGCCCATCGGGTAGCCGCCGCCCAGCCTCATCGCCGCGTCGATGTCGTCGAGGGACGCGTAGTGCTCCTGGACCATCTTGATCGCGTTGTTGAGGTACGGGAAGAGCAGCGCGTTCACGATGAAGCCCGCGCGGTCCCCGCAGTCCACCGCGTGCTTCTTGATCCGCCCGCACACCTCGCGGACCGTCGCGTGGACGTCGTCGGCCGTCAGCACCGTACGCACGACCTCGACCAGCTTCATCGCGGGCGCCGGGTTGAAGAAGTGCATCCCGATCACGTCCTGCGGGCGCGAGGTGGCGCGGGCGCAGGCGACGACCGGCAGCGAGGAGGTCGTCGTGGCGAGGACCGCGCCGGGCTTGCACACCTTGTCCAGCGTCGCGAAGAGCTGCTGCTTGATCTCGAGGTCCTCGGCGACCGCCTCGAGCGCCAGGTCGACGTCGGCGAAGGCGTCGTAGGAGCCGGCCGGGGTGATCCGGTCCAGGATCTGGGCGGCGGCCTCCGCGGTCAGCCGGCCCTTGTCGACCGAGCGGGAGAGCGACTTGCCGATCCTGGCCTTGGCGGTCTGCGCCTTCTCCTCGCTGCGGGCGGCGAGGACGACGTCGTAGCCGGCCTTGGCGAAGACCTCGGCGATACCGGAGGCCATGGTGCCGGAGCCGGCCACGCCGACCGAGCTGACCGGGCGACCGGGGGCCCCGCCGGCGCCGGACAGGGGCGTCAGCGCGTCCGGGACGACCGTCGCGCTGTCCGGGGCGTCGTAGGTGTAGAAGCCGCGGCCCGACTTACGGCCGGTCAGGCCCGCCTCGCTGAGCTGCTTGAGGATCGGCGCGGGAGCGTGCAGCCGGTCGTGGGACTCGGCGTACATGACCTCCAGGACCGTACGGGCCGTGTCGACGCCGATCAGGTCGAGCAGGGCGAGCGGGCCCATCGGCAGTCCGCAGCCCAGCCGCATCGCGGCGTCGATGTCCTCTCGGGAGGCGTACCGGGCCTCGTACATCGCGGCGGCCTGGTTGAGGTAGCCGAACAGCAGGCCGTCGGCGACGAAGCCGGGGCGGTCGCCGACCGCGACCGGCTCCTTGCCGAGGTCGAGGGCGAGGTTGGTGACGGCGGTGACCGCGGTGGGCGCGGTCAGCACCGAGGAGACGACCTCGACCAGCTTCATGGCCGGCGCCGGGTTGAAGAAGTGCAGGCCCAACACCCGCTCCGGACGCGCCGAGTCGGCGGCGAGCCGGGTCACGGAGAGCGCGTTGGTGCCGGTGGCGAGGATGGTCTCGGGCCGCACCAGCCCGTCCAGCTCGCGGAAGATCTGCTGCTTGATCTCGTACGACTCCGGCGCCACCTCGATGACGAGGTCGGCGTCGGCCGCCGTGCGCAGGTCGGTGGAGACCCGGACGCGGGCCAGGGCCGCCGTGCGCTCCTGCTCGGTGAGCCGGCCGCGCTGCACGGCGCGGGCGGTGGAGGCCTCCAGCGCGGCGAGGGACCGCGCGGCCTGGGCCTCGCTGATGTCGATGCCGATCACCTCGCGCCCGGCCTTCGCCAGGACCTCGGTGATGCCGGTGCCCATGGTGCCGAGGCCGATGACGGCGATCGTCCGGAGCGGGGACAGAGGGGTGTCGGACAGGGGAGCGACCATCGCGGGACTCCAGAAATGAGGTGACGACTGGGAACGCGCCCGGGTGCGCCGAGCGGCCTCTGCGAGGCCCGGGCGCACCGGGTGCGGTGAAGGATTTGCGGGTGTTGCCGGGCTGACAAGCGCACACGCCCGGTGCCGTCGCCGGGGGCGTGCACACGCCCGGAGCGAACGGGAGATCCGACCGGCCCTGTCCCGTGGCCGGGTCGTACAGCGGTACAGGTGGTACCGAACCGACTTCTCGCGGCGACTGCGTCACCAGGCCACCACGAGGAGGTGAAGCGAGTGATTGACTCGCTCGTATGAGCTTAACCGGTGGGTAACGAGCGCGCCAGCCCCTGGGACTGTGACCTGTTTCGCTCGAACGTCCCCACCCGGCCGGGTGGGCCAGGTGCCCGGTTTGCGCCTCCGCGCACAGCACAGCCCCTACGCTCGGCACATGGACGAAGAGTTGCGATCACTCACGGAGCGCTTACGGCGCGAGTCCGGCGCGACGGCGGCCTACGAGCGGCTGGAGCGTACCGCGGACCACGACGAACTGGCGTGCGTGCTCACCGAGTCGGGGCAGCCCCTCTGGGCCCGCGAGCTGGCCGCGTTCCGGCTGGGATGCGCCGGGGACCGGCGTGCCTTCGAGGCGCTCGTCCTGCTGCTCAACCACCGGGACCCGCCGCGCTGCGCCTCCGCCGCCCACGCGCTGACCCGGCTCGACGATCCCCGCACCGCCCGCGCCGCGGCCGCCCTGGCCACCAACGAACTGCGCGTCGCCTACGCCCTGCACCCGGTCCGGCTGCTGGTGGACCTGCGCGCACCCGAGTCCGTACCCGCGCTGATCACGACCCTGCGGCGACGCCTGCGCCCGCACGACCCCCACCGCCGGGTGGCCCTCGCCTGCGTGGAGGGCCTGGGCACCCTGGCCGACGACCGCGCCCGACCGGTCCTGAACGACGCCCTGGCCCACCCGGCACTGGCGGAGGCGGCCGTACACGCGCTGGCACGCATTCCCCGGCAGCGCTGAGGGCACCGGACCGACGGGCGTGAGCGCGCCTTCAGAGGGGCAGGTGCCCGAGGTGCCGCACCTCGGGCACCGCGACGCCCTCCACCTCGAAGGGCTCCTCGGCGCCGTCCGCGTGAAGGCCGGCACGCTCGTAGAAGCGGCGGGCCGTGGCGTTGCCCTTGAGGACCCAGAGGTACGTGCGGGAGTA
The sequence above is a segment of the Streptomyces asoensis genome. Coding sequences within it:
- a CDS encoding protein meaA, producing MTERQKDRPWLMRTYAGHSTAEASNELYRRNLAKGQTGLSVAFDLPTQTGYDSDHVLARGEVGRVGVPVAHLGDMRRLFQDIPLEQMNTSMTINATAMWLLALYQVVAEEQGADITLLQGTTQNDIVKEYLSRGTHVFPPGPSLRLTTDMIAYTVSHIPKWNPINICSYHLQEAGATPVQEIAYAMSTAIAVLDAVRDSGQVPAEKFGDVVARISFFVNAGVRFVEEMCKMRAFGRIWDRITRERYGIENAKQRRFRYGVQVNSLGLTEAQPENNVQRIVLEMLAVTLSKDARARAVQLPAWNEALGLPRPWDQQWSLRIQQVLALESDLLEYEDIFEGSKVIETKVGELVEESLTEIERIQEMGGAMAAVESGYLKSQLVSSHAERRARIESGQEKIIGVNIFETTEPNPLTADLDTAIQTVDPAVEARVIASLENWRDTRYQPPFNHPRPCKALEKLKEAAKGTANLMEATLECARAGVTTGEWAGALREVFGEFRAPTGVSSAPVAVPAEEGSAMADVRRRVDVTAKDMGVGKLRFLVGKPGLDGHSNGAEQIAVRARDAGFEVVYQGIRLTPEQIVDAALEEDVHAVGLSILSGSHAQLVPDVLERLRVAGATDIPVIAGGIIPNGDAEQLRAAGVAAVFTPKDFDITGIIGRIVDEIRKANKLDPLEVPA
- a CDS encoding acyl-CoA dehydrogenase family protein, which encodes MARLAQTAGLTDIQQEILSTVRDFVDKEIIPVATELEHRDEYPQQIVDGLKELGLFGLMIPEEYGGLGESLLTYALCVEEIARGWMSVSGIINTHFIVAYMLKQHGTQEQKDHYLPRMAAGDVRGAFSMSEPALGSDVSAITSKAVKDGDEYVLTGQKMWLTNGGTSSLVAVLVRSDEGHPEGTAPHKSMTTFLIEKEPGFGQIQPGLTIPGKIDKMGYKGVDTTELIMDGLRLPADRVLGGVTGRGFYQMMDGVEVGRVNVAARGCGVAQRAFELGVSYAQQRHTFGKPIAQHQAIQFKLAEMATKVEAAHAMMVNAARKKDSGERNDLEAGMAKYLASEYCKEVVEDAFRIHGGYGFSKEYEIERLYREAPMLLIGEGTAEIQKMIIGRRLLEEYRFQG
- the pssA gene encoding CDP-diacylglycerol--serine O-phosphatidyltransferase; the encoded protein is MPEADEVDEEEEMPLSLRLSIADTLTLGNATCGFMAVYFTTTGILIPHLTGSQESGMARHSAATAVILMLCAAVFDLFDGLVARKLRSSPMGAELDNLSDLISFGLAPAYFVLVYGMVADDAHQRVAAVGAIVVLLAVVLRLARFSCVTVKDGTFQGMPSPFGALTVVSIVLLELPFVATLMAILGTAWLMVSRVEYPKPRGRLAGAMLSWIVLSMGLLAAWAFDAPSGQLLLQTGCALQLVMGAVIPLFATARRVNNFRGNRREARAAQLP
- a CDS encoding HpcH/HpaI aldolase/citrate lyase family protein; translation: MTVNRLRPRRSCLAVPGSNPRFLEKAQGLPADQVFLDLEDACAPLAKPEARHTIVKFLNEGDWTGKTRVVRVNDWTTEWTYRDVVTVVEGAGPNLDCIMLPKVQNAQQIVALDLLLTQIEKTMGFEVGRIGIEAQIENAQGLNNVNEIAQASPRIETIIFGPADFMASINMKSLVVGEQPPGYPADAYHYILMKILMAARANDLQAIDGPYLQIRNVDGYREVAGRAAALGFDGKWVLHPGQVEASNEIFSPSQEDYDHAELILDAYDYYTSEAGGKKGSAMLGDEMIDEASRKMALVISGKGRAAGMQRTGKFEIPEA
- a CDS encoding phosphatidylserine decarboxylase, giving the protein MPHSQTSAHRDSLVGARLARGASPWLLPTVATAAVSLLRARRSGAAKAVAVPATALAAGMLWFFRDPEREISSGRVISPADGVVQSIMPWKDGRTRVAIFMSPLNVHVNRAPLAGTVTSVEHIPGGFVPAFNKESENNERVVWHFDTELGDIEMIQIAGAVARRIVPYIPEGTKVEQGERIGLIRFGSRVDIYLPEGVDVAVEVGQKTVAGVTRIDRD
- a CDS encoding 3-hydroxyacyl-CoA dehydrogenase family protein, which translates into the protein MVAPLSDTPLSPLRTIAVIGLGTMGTGITEVLAKAGREVIGIDISEAQAARSLAALEASTARAVQRGRLTEQERTAALARVRVSTDLRTAADADLVIEVAPESYEIKQQIFRELDGLVRPETILATGTNALSVTRLAADSARPERVLGLHFFNPAPAMKLVEVVSSVLTAPTAVTAVTNLALDLGKEPVAVGDRPGFVADGLLFGYLNQAAAMYEARYASREDIDAAMRLGCGLPMGPLALLDLIGVDTARTVLEVMYAESHDRLHAPAPILKQLSEAGLTGRKSGRGFYTYDAPDSATVVPDALTPLSGAGGAPGRPVSSVGVAGSGTMASGIAEVFAKAGYDVVLAARSEEKAQTAKARIGKSLSRSVDKGRLTAEAAAQILDRITPAGSYDAFADVDLALEAVAEDLEIKQQLFATLDKVCKPGAVLATTTSSLPVVACARATSRPQDVIGMHFFNPAPAMKLVEVVRTVLTADDVHATVREVCGRIKKHAVDCGDRAGFIVNALLFPYLNNAIKMVQEHYASLDDIDAAMRLGGGYPMGPFELLDVVGLDVSLAIEKVLHREFRDPGLAPAPLLEHLVAAGCLGRKTGRGFREYARR
- a CDS encoding TetR family transcriptional regulator; translated protein: MPQPARSSRTPATPDAPESAAGSRAAAQRLKMRRELAAAAMELFATKGYEATTVDEIAAAAGVARRTFFRHFRSKEEAIFPDHDDTLIRAEAVLNAAPAHEHPLDTVCRGIKEVMKMYAARPEISVARYKLTREVPTLREAEIASVARYERLFTRYLLGHFDEHAHDDDANDDPLLAEVAASAVVTAHNHVLRRWLRAGGQGDVETQLDHAFAIVRKTFGTGIGAGRSSAGAPQPAPAVVSAQGEVLVTVARTDASLDEVMRTIEQALKER
- the ccrA gene encoding crotonyl-CoA carboxylase/reductase; the encoded protein is MQKILDAIQSPDSTPDDFAALPLPESYRAITVHKDETELFAGLETRDKDPRKSLHLDEVALPELGPGEALVAVMASSVNYNSVWTSIFEPVSTFSFLERYGRLSELTKRHDLPYHVIGSDLAGVVLRTGPGVNAWKPGDEVVAHCLSVELESSDGHNDTMLDPEQRIWGFETNFGGLAEIALVKSNQLMPKPDHLSWEEAAAPGLVNSTAYRQLVSRNGAGMKQGDNVLIWGASGGLGSYATQFALAGGANPICVVSSPEKADICRAMGAEAVIDRNAEGYKFWKDERTQDPKEWKRFGKRIREFTGGEDIDIVFEHPGRETFGASVYVTRKGGTITTCASTSGYMHEYDNRYLWMSLKRIIGSHFANYREAWEANRLIAKGKIHPTLSKVYSLEETGQAAYDVHRNLHQGKVGVLALAPQEGLGVRDEEKRAQHIDAINRFRNI
- a CDS encoding MaoC family dehydratase; protein product: MQFGRTYEEFEVGATYKHWPGKTVTEYDDHLFCLLTMNHHPLHMDTNYAENTTDFGRNVVVGNYIYSLLLGMSVPDVSGKAIANLEIESLKHVAPTFHGDTIYGETTVLDKTPSKSKNDRGIVYVETKGYKQDGTLVCVFRRKVMVPTETYIKERGGEQPGRPQLKEQEK